The genomic interval TCTATGTTTGGTAAATCCTTTAAATGTTGATTAAAGCATCCTTTGCAGTTTAAGTTGCAATCTACTGCACTTATTAATGCTCCCATAAAAGGTGCATCCTCTACTCTCTCATGAACAATGCCCTTTGTTTTTATAATCATAGGCTTAACTGATTTCTATCCTTAAATTCTGATTTTTTACCATCATTAAAGAATTCAACTTTTCTTAAGTAGCCTGTTATTCTTTGATATAAATCTAGCTTTTTGCCACATATAGGACACTCTTCTACCCTTTCCTTTACATATCCATGCTCTTTACAGTATCTATTTAAAGGAGAAATACTTACATAAGGTGTTCTATATTTCTTACAAACTGTATTTACTATGTGTTTTGACTTTTCTCCACTTATAGCTCCATCACAATAAATATGCACCACAGTTCCTCCTGTGAATAACACTTGAAGCTTATCTTGGTGATCAAATAATTGCTTTAAGTTTTTAACTTCATTAGGCGGCATATGACATGAGTTTGTATAGTATGGATATTCTCTTCCCCCTCTAACTATAATATCCTCAAAGTCCTCTACATCCTTTTTAGCTAATCTATAACAAGTTGATTCAGCTGGAGTAGCCTCAAAATTATAAAGATTTCCTGTTTCTTCTTGAAAGTTTATTAATTCTTCTCTTATGAAATTACAAACCTTTATTGAAAACTCCATTCCTTCTTCAGTTAATATATTATTTCCATTAAAGTTTTCACACATCTCATTTAATCCAACTATTCCTATAGTACTAAAATGATTTTTCAAAGTCCCTACATAAGTTGAAAATGCCGGCAACATATCTTTATTTATAATATTGTCATTTAACCATTTTCTCTTCTTTTCTAAGCTATCTTTTGCTATAATCAATATTTCTTTTAAAGCATTAAAAAACTCTTTTTCATTATTTTTGTGTTTATATGCCAATCTTGGTAAGTTTATTGTAACAACACCTATACTTCCTGTACTATCTCCACTTCCAAAAAGACCACCATTTCTCTTTCTAAGCTCTCTTAAATCAAGATTTAATCTACAACACATTGATCTTACATCACTTTGATCCATATCTGAATTAACAAAGTTTGCAAAGTAAGGATAACCAAACTTTCCTGTCATCTCAAATAACATATCATTATTAGGGTTATCAAAATCAAAATTACTGTTTATATTATAAGTTGGTATTGGATAAGAAAATGGTCTTCCATTATAATCTCCCTCATTCATAAGTTCATAAAATGCCTTATTTAACATGTCCATTTCTTTTTGACATTCCTTATATGTGAACTCTTGAATTTTATCTCCAATTAAAGCAGGGTCATTTTCTAAGTCTTTTGGTGGAAAAAGATCAAAGGTAATATTAGTGAAAGCTGGTTCAGCTCCTGCCCTACTATTACTATTTATACTAAATATAAAGTTTTGTAGATTTTGTTTAACCTCTTCATATGTTAAATTATCCTTCTTTATATAAGGTGCTAATAATGTATCAAATGAATTAAAAGCAACGGCTCCCATAATCTCATTTTGATATATTGTAACCAAATTAGCTATTTGATTTAATATAGCATCAAAATGTTTTGCAGGACTACTAGTTGGAATATTAGGAATTCCCTGTACTCCCATTAAAATTATGTTTCTTAAGGAATATCCACAACAATAAAGTGTTAATCCTCCTAGATCATGAATATGCATATCTCCATTTTTATAAGCATCTATTATTCTTTTATCCTTATAAACTTCATTAAGCCAGTAATCTTTAGAAACCTCAGCTATTATATGTTTATTGAGACTCCCAAAACTATATGGTGAATTGGAATTTTCATTGACTCTCCAATCTATTTTTTTAATATAATCATCTACTATTTTCTTACTAGATAACATATTTTTCACATCCTTTTTTACATCCCTTTTATTTATACTGACATTATACATCAGTTCAAAGTATTATAATAAATACTCATATACCTATATGTTTATAATCAATTAATTATTTGTTTTTTATGGAAATACTCTTAATGTCTCTTATAATCTAAGTTCTTTGAACCTCTTAACTTTTTTCAAAAAACTCAAAGAAAATTTTAGTTAAACTATTAAAAACCTAATGAAACATTGTATTTTCCTACTTTCTAAAAAGCATAAAATTTTTAATAATTTCTTTTTTATTAAAGTTTTATAATCTATTTTTTAACTTTCTATTGTAAAATTCTAAATCTTCACTTAAGGGAAAATTGCTTTTAAAACTACCTAATAAATTTTCATCTTTGCTTATTAGAACTGTTTTATCGCTATCCCATGAAATTATCTCTATCTCTGAAAGAGGATGTTGAATGCAAACTGGATTCTCCCAAATATCTTTATTATCTTCTACATAAGGTAAAGTATATTTCATAATCTCTTCTAAGGTAATTTTCTTATTGAACCCACTTAAAACACCCCAAGTCAATTGAAAATCCTCTTTTTTAATTATAGTGTCTAGTTCTTCTCCAGATATAAAGCAATATTCTCTTGATAATAGTTCCTCTATATCTTCATTCTCTGGATAAGCACAACAATCTGTAATAAGCCAGTTATACTCAAGATGAATGTTATTAAAAGCTTTAAAAACCTTTCTTAAATTTGTATAATATTCTTGCCCTTTCTCTAAAACTATTCCCCTCAAAATTATCTTCTCCTTATTTTAAAGTACTTAACTCTCATTATTCTTTTATTTACTATATAGAATCCAAACAAATATATCTCCTAAATATGTATTTAATTAATATTGTTATTTTATTTATAAATAAAATAAAGTAAGGTTTATTTAATATATAACCTTACTTTACAAATAAAAACTAAATCCTATAGTCCTTCTATTTCTCTAGCTTTCTCTTCTATCTTTTTAAGTTCCTTATACGTATGCCTAACTTTATCTCCTACTACTTCAACCTTTTCTAAATGTTCCATAGCAGATTCTCTGTAAATATCTCCTAAGTCACTTTCATGCCAATTAGTATTTTCAACTTCGTAACTCTTAATCATTTCATCATTTTCTTCATCCATATCATCAATGTAAGCTTTAACCACATCAGATATGTGAGTTAACTTAAACATAGCTTCTCCACTATATCCTGGCATTATATTTTTAAGAACAATAATAGCTCCATCATCTCTTATTTCCACTTCTTGCTCTGGTAATTCTCCACTTAGAAGAACCGATTGAACCCTTTCAAACTCATCTATAAGTTTTTTTGCTTTTTTAGCTAATCTCATTTCCTTTGATTCCATAGTAAACTCCTTAATCTTCTAAAATAAACCTTAAATTAAAATAAAACTACTTAATATATTATAATAAACAATAAAACACTTTAATCCCATATTATATATATTAATGTAATCATTTCCTTAATTATATTTTATCATAAATATTTTATAATTATCTATCTATTTTATTTTTTATAAGAACAATTTAAAACTGCTCCTAAAATTTTTGAATTTAATTTCTCTAATATAGATTTTGATATTAAAACATTTTCTTTAGATACTTTATTAGCTTTAATTACAAGTAAAGTTCCGTCTACTTTAGTTGATATAATTTGAGCATCTGTTACTGAAAGTAAAGGAGTACTATCTATTATTATTAAATCATAACTCTCGGAAAGTTTTTCTAGTAAAATATCCATATTTGTTGAACCTAAAAGTTCTGAAGGATTTTTAGGAATTTTTCCTGATGGAAGTATATCTAAATATTCATAATAATTTATTATTGACTCTTCTAATTTTGTAATATCTATAATCACATCTGAAAAACCTATTTCATTGGAAACTTCAAAAATTTCATGTATACTAGGAGATCTTAAATCACAATCAATTATTAAAATCTTTTTACTATCTTTTGCAAAAATACAAGCTAAATTTGATGCTATAGTTGATTTTCCTTCCCCTTTTTCTGTACTTGTTACCAATACTTTTTTTAAACTTTTATCCTTAAATAAATATTTTATATTAGTTCTTAATTTTCTATAGCTTTCTGCTGTAGAACAACTTGTTTCTTTATTTATTAACATTATTCTTTTAGCTCCTCCTTTAAATTTTCAATATCATTTCCTCTTATTTCCGGTATATCTCCTATAAGTATAAGCCCTATGTCATCTTCAATATCTTCTCTAGTTTTAATTGTATTATCAAAAAAATCTAAAACTAAAATTAACCCTATACTAAAGACTATTCCTAAAATAAAAGCTATAAATATATTTAAAAATTTATTGGGACTAACTGGTTTTGTTGGAAGTTTTGCTTTTTCTATAACTTGGACATTTCCGTTTGGAATTAATTCTTTTGATTTTTCAGTAAAATCATTTATAATACCATTTATTAAAGTTAACCCCCGTTCCTTATCAATATCTCTATACGAAATTTCAATAATTTGAGTCTCATCTCTTGGTATTACCTTTAATTTTTTATAAACCTCTTCTGAATTTAAATTTAAGTTTTTTGATTCTATAACATTAATAATTAAATCTTCCGATTTCATAATTTCTGAATATGTTCCTACAAGTCTTCTATACATTTCAACATCATTATTATCATAATTTCCATTATTTTGTTTATCTTCTTTTCCTATAAATATTTTAGACTTTATCTCATACTTTGGTTTTATTAAACAA from Clostridium perfringens carries:
- a CDS encoding (2,3-dihydroxybenzoyl)adenylate synthase — encoded protein: MESKEMRLAKKAKKLIDEFERVQSVLLSGELPEQEVEIRDDGAIIVLKNIMPGYSGEAMFKLTHISDVVKAYIDDMDEENDEMIKSYEVENTNWHESDLGDIYRESAMEHLEKVEVVGDKVRHTYKELKKIEEKAREIEGL
- a CDS encoding CpsD/CapB family tyrosine-protein kinase encodes the protein MLINKETSCSTAESYRKLRTNIKYLFKDKSLKKVLVTSTEKGEGKSTIASNLACIFAKDSKKILIIDCDLRSPSIHEIFEVSNEIGFSDVIIDITKLEESIINYYEYLDILPSGKIPKNPSELLGSTNMDILLEKLSESYDLIIIDSTPLLSVTDAQIISTKVDGTLLVIKANKVSKENVLISKSILEKLNSKILGAVLNCSYKK
- a CDS encoding DUF2691 family protein encodes the protein MRGIVLEKGQEYYTNLRKVFKAFNNIHLEYNWLITDCCAYPENEDIEELLSREYCFISGEELDTIIKKEDFQLTWGVLSGFNKKITLEEIMKYTLPYVEDNKDIWENPVCIQHPLSEIEIISWDSDKTVLISKDENLLGSFKSNFPLSEDLEFYNRKLKNRL
- a CDS encoding YveK family protein is translated as MREDNIGIERYINIFRSKAKVIFLIMMIFVLTSTLINFCLIKPKYEIKSKIFIGKEDKQNNGNYDNNDVEMYRRLVGTYSEIMKSEDLIINVIESKNLNLNSEEVYKKLKVIPRDETQIIEISYRDIDKERGLTLINGIINDFTEKSKELIPNGNVQVIEKAKLPTKPVSPNKFLNIFIAFILGIVFSIGLILVLDFFDNTIKTREDIEDDIGLILIGDIPEIRGNDIENLKEELKE
- a CDS encoding ribonucleoside triphosphate reductase, whose translation is MYNVSINKRDVKKDVKNMLSSKKIVDDYIKKIDWRVNENSNSPYSFGSLNKHIIAEVSKDYWLNEVYKDKRIIDAYKNGDMHIHDLGGLTLYCCGYSLRNIILMGVQGIPNIPTSSPAKHFDAILNQIANLVTIYQNEIMGAVAFNSFDTLLAPYIKKDNLTYEEVKQNLQNFIFSINSNSRAGAEPAFTNITFDLFPPKDLENDPALIGDKIQEFTYKECQKEMDMLNKAFYELMNEGDYNGRPFSYPIPTYNINSNFDFDNPNNDMLFEMTGKFGYPYFANFVNSDMDQSDVRSMCCRLNLDLRELRKRNGGLFGSGDSTGSIGVVTINLPRLAYKHKNNEKEFFNALKEILIIAKDSLEKKRKWLNDNIINKDMLPAFSTYVGTLKNHFSTIGIVGLNEMCENFNGNNILTEEGMEFSIKVCNFIREELINFQEETGNLYNFEATPAESTCYRLAKKDVEDFEDIIVRGGREYPYYTNSCHMPPNEVKNLKQLFDHQDKLQVLFTGGTVVHIYCDGAISGEKSKHIVNTVCKKYRTPYVSISPLNRYCKEHGYVKERVEECPICGKKLDLYQRITGYLRKVEFFNDGKKSEFKDRNQLSL